The Topomyia yanbarensis strain Yona2022 chromosome 3, ASM3024719v1, whole genome shotgun sequence nucleotide sequence AAACAGTATTCAACAAAGAATCTGTAAGAAGTCGTTGACTTGCACTCGCCTGCTATGCAACCTGCATTTGTATGTAAGACAAATAATACCAGCCAAGGTCACAGTATAAAGACAAGCAATTTTTTTCGTCTGAGGGTTGTACACGAATTCCCTCCAGCGGTAGCCAGTAGAgattaaaaccaaaaaaaccaTTGAACCGAACAATTGTTTCATTCACGTAGCAGGAACTTTGTGGGGAGGAAAGACGAGAAAAAGGACGTGCGCTGCATTTTCCCGTTTCATTTAATACAGGTAGTTAATTGCGAAACGTGCTTAGCGGCTTGTCCCATTTTTTCTACTGTTTATCACTTGCGTATGATCTCTGCATTTCCGTTCCGTTGCGAAAATGAGGAAACGTAAAGGACGTTTGCCTTGGAATTTAATGTGTTTTGCGTTATCTGTTCCTACTTTACGGGTGTTTCTTCATAGGAATTTCTTGGATGTTATtcaaagagatttttctttttAGTAAAATGTACAAAGTAAGGTTTGACAGTGTAATGCTAATTGGTTAAACGTTCTATATACATTAAACTGTGATGATATAATAATAACAATTCTACAAAACATGTCCATCACTGGCGAAACAGTTCAAAATCATCTCAACGGCACCACGGGTTTCCGCATTTCTGACCGTCGGTTGTAACTCTTTCAGTTTGACGTGTGCTTCAAACAGTTTGGCCGCCTTTTCCGGTAATATCCGGTTGATAACCCGGTCCCAATTCTGGCGCACCGTATCGAACAAAGGAAGCAGTTCGTTGCTCATTGCCAACAGGTCGTCCCGCGTTGCCAGCCGAAGAAAGTGCGAAAGCGACAGACAGAGCTGCTCTTGCAGATTATCACGGTGTTTGTACTCATTGTAGTCAATGAGATTATCCGACTGTTCCAATGCGGTCAACAGAGAGCcccaaatttgaatgaaataGGTGCCATAATGGGGCCGATTTTTAACTACGGAAAGGGCAGCTGCTGAATTGATCCTTACTTTGAAATTGTTCGACTTGATGACTATCGTGCAAAGTGCGGGAAAAATTTGCTTCTGCCAATCGATTCGATGACCTTCGCTAAACATAAGCTCATTTTGCATCATGTTCCCAATCGCATAGCAGGCATTCCATTTGACCTTTACATTGTTTGAGTGGAGAGTGTTGTGAACTAGTTTGTCGATCGCTTTCTGGCAAAGCTGAGTCCACACGTTTTGGGAAAAATGATCCAATCTTAACGTGCGTAGTACATTTCCGATAGTTCGAACAGCATTGCATCGAACTTTATCGTTATCGCTGGCCGCTCCAATAGCTGCTTCACAAATCTGTTGCATAACTGCGTCACCGAGACGTTCCTTATTCGGATCACTACTATTCAGTACCAGCGCATCGGTGATGTTCCCCAACGACCAGCTGGCCTTGACTCGAGCGATCACATTCGGATCTTTCATAATACGGAAAATAGCATCGATCGTGTTCTCGATATAACAGATGTTCTCCCTCAGCGAGGGAAACAGAATGTATACCGAAAGTACTCTGACGGCTGCTGAACTGACGAGACTGTCCTCATCGAAGGTGCACCCCGTCAGCAGGGAAACCAAAGCGAGCTGTCGGTCGCGctgttgaaaaatgttttttttttctttcaaatattTGTCAAACTTCGACCGAAATCAGATACTCACGGGTAACTTTTCATATACGTGGACGCCCATGTTTCCGAACGCATCACAGCACACGGCACGCATCATAGGATTCTGATCAATGTCCTGAATCTGTTCTGTTACCGTTGGCAGCATCGTTGTCCAGAAATGTACAGATACGATCAATTCCTGCGGATCGGTTGTAACTGACGAAATAGAAGCGTTTGATTTGATCTTTATTCAAACCAATACGAGAACCAGAGCTTGCTTACCTTTTAACAGCAACGACGTATTAATGGCATGTCCGAGCAAGTCTAGTACTCGAGCTGCGCACATCCTTATTTCCGGTACGGAATCCCTGAAAGATTTCAACAAAGCCGACGCAACCAGTGGAAGATGATCCGCCAGCAGTGAATAGTGCAAAGTCATAGCCGATATAATCTGCAGGCACTCCATTCGAACAGGCATCACCGCTGACGGCGTTGTCACCTTCTGCTCATTAACCGATATCCCCAAGTTCTCGAGAGCAATCTGTAACAGCCAGGACATTTTCGGTCCCATTGCCGAACTACTGTTCCCCTTTCCTGCATCGCCACTAGACGTCTCCGCATCATCCTCATCAGATGAAACAACTTCTTCCTCTTCGGCATCGTACTGGACCCTTGCCACCTCCGCTTTGGTCTTCTCTCTAATCTCACTACTTTTGTTGACGATTTCAGTTTTCGGAATACCCACCAACTGGGAGATCTCCGGTGTAATCTCACTGACCGAAATCAGGAATCCCATGACCATCAGGGCACCTACTTTAATTGTCGGATCCTTGTGCCGGGTCAAAATCCGCACAAATCGAACAAATTTAGTTACTATTCCCTTGCGTAAGCGGTGAAAGGGAGTCGCCTGAATGAAAACTGTTAAACATTTAAGAATTTGTGTTAGAACAGAAAAATCACTCTCGTCGGCTAGGGCTTGTGTTAGCATGTCGTACATTTCGATGATCATGTTTCCAAGTGCGATCGAAAACGGAGTAAATGAAGCTGGTGCCTTTTCACTGCTTTCAGCCTGAATGAGGAAAGGTTTCGATCTGTACAGTAAGGAGGAAGTCGCCTGAACAGCTGCTATCCTACACTTGGGAGAAGGATCTTTGAGGACGCAGTTCAGCAGCGAGATCGTTGCCGGTGTTCGATTTTCGTCCGGAAACAGTGCGTGCCAATAACCgaacataatttttttctcaaCCGTTTGACTGATGGTACTGATCAGAGTCAATGCTGAAAGACGCAATTTCGCTAATTTGTGTCGATCTATTTGAGCTCGTGACGATTCGCTTTCCGAGAAATCTGAATCACTTGTACGATAGGCACTGTTTGAATGGCTTCCCGGTGTTGGCACTAGAAAAAGAAAGTGATTATTAGTCAACGGTATCCCACAATATCCCCGATTACTTACTCTGCAGCACTAAACTCTGCTCCGAGTACGGCTGTCGGCTACTTTCATCCCACGTGGATCCGACCTTTGCAGCTGCTCTTTTTCCTTTTGCTTTAGCAGGGGTTCTAGTTCTTCTCGTCTTCGGCACCTTCCCACCCATGTTAATCGGGATATGCTGCGGCTCTGGAACGCCTTGCTGTGACACAACTATCCTTTGAGTTGGCAAATGATTCACACCAGGAATCCCATACATCATATGCGCTTTGGCTACTCCCAGTAGTTGCCCTAAATGTTCCACTAACCACTCCTCCTGTTGAACGGATACCAACCGCAAGCAGTTGATTGCAGAAACCATCAAACTGTAGAACGAAGATTCCGAAAGAATGTCGCTTTTAATGCGAAATGTTATGGACAGTACTGAATCTCCAATCAACGGAAGGTACTGTTCGAGTGCAGAACTATCTCCGGTGGCCTCCAATAAAGCCTCTAGGCAAAGCACCGTAGCCAAATAAATTTCCCCGGGGGAACAACTATCGCATCCAGCGTCCTTACCAACTCTTCTGTAGTTTGGTTCCGCCAACAGATTCACCAACACTCCATTGGTTGATACCAAAAAATCGCCAAATAATCCGACATGGTCAGCACAGTGCTTCACGAGAATCTGCAACGTTCCCAGAACATCACAAACCACCTGATAGAAACACCGTTCCAAGCACTTGAACAGCCAACCAATCTGAGCTACGGCAACATTCACCGGCAGTACAATTTTCTGTCGATTGACCAGTGTTTTGATCAGACAGCAAGCCTTAATGATTAAAGTCTCTTCATTCGTGGGGATATTGGCAAAGGATTCCACCAGACGCACCGGTGCCTGCAATTGAAATCCGGGTTGAGTACACCTGCTGTCAACACATAACGGTAAAAACTTACCCGAACATCGCTTATCTGCTGACTTTTGTAGTCTAGTCCATTCAGTTCGTTAAGAAGTGTGTTCAGTTCATTTCGGTAGTCGTTGAACTGACCGCCACAATTTATAAAAAGGAATTTTGTAGATAAACTGAGGAAATGCGATTCCAAGTCcattgttgtttttgttttggttgGTGTATTTGCGTTTGCCTTCGTTCGGGGATTTGGTTTAATTTACCATACGAAATAAGGccaactgctatgaactgtcaAAGATGAACACGGAAATGAAaaattacactgaaaaaactagACAAGTTCACATtatgtggaaaacgcaagggAAAACGTGAATTATCACACATATTTtccatatattattttctatagcGCATTGCGCACATAATAAGTGCGACTAAAAGTGCGGAAACGTAAATAAAACTGCGCTTTTACATTGAATCGTCCTGGTGTCTATTACGCACTTATGTATTATCCAACGAGGAATAAGTGCGCCTCATACATGAAAACGATTCAATGTAAAAGCGcacttttataagaaaaatcgCACTTTTATGGAGTCCAGTTTTAAATGCCATCAATATATCTAATTAAATTGTTTTGTtagcattacatttctaatttaataTACTGTGTGTTCAGCCACAAAAGGTGACTTTTCGccccggtctaaatatttgtatttaaatTATTGGTTGGTTCTTTATGCAGTGCCTAAAATTCCTGTTTATAAGAGGGTGTAGACATTTTACAtatatgttgcattttgtttggattcctttaCCTgaatagaaatgcacaacagtattacagcattttttattgttatacTACAACGAAAAACAATGTTCTTCTGgaaaagttacaatggaaatataatcacatttgtatccaatttcattgtaaacccgatttttgcatggaaaaatggGGGTCATTAAGGgatgtaacaatgaaaaaagtgaTCTTTTTCCATACATtctgaaatcaaaaacatcgatgtacATTGTTGTTCCGTTGTAGATTTTGGAGGCATGAAGGACTGAATCATAAATAGATCGATTTTTCCaagaaaagttgttgttaacaaataaaactgttgTAAATTCAACGTTTCTACGATCGATTTCGATATTGCTTTCTGTTCAGgtaatgtgatccttaaaagtgagttttttatcgcCAATGAAActcaagtatttaacttgatctgaccacgttaaattcaaaccattaaatttatttatatgattatgatttggtttaagagaagaagcgcTTGGTTTATGCGGAAACACAGTCAAATGTGTTTTGCATCTTTTGTGGAaattttctatttaatttttaggtaaccattgaaaatattcaagcttcgttgcaatCAACTGCAGAGTTGTGgcagagatgctagtatcatcacaatcatcacagaaaagtgactttttacagcaaGGTTGGGCAGATCGATTTCCAATTCGCCTTGTGTCACTATATGAAATGAAAATATATAAACACGTTAGTAATCAGATTCAGTAACTGTGATAGTGGAAATAACTTACTATGTATGACGGACTCGAATAGCCAGAAGATATTTTTAGCGGTGCCTATGGTTGACAATCGTTCATCCAACGAAATACCTATTGGGAACTCCTGACGACATGTTTGATATCCGTGTGTCGCCATCATCCATCGGAGATGGCAGTAGTCACCGCGTATTCTCCGGATAAAAAGTTTAATTCGTCTCTATCTATAATTTAGTCAGTATTATTTCGGAATAATTTAAACAGTGGCTGATGTTTCAGCCATTTTTTCACACAGGAAATTCACGTGAACTACGTTACGACGGTCAACGTTGCATCACATAAAGGTTACgggtgaatcaaataaattttacaggATTATCAAATGTCGTTCATATGAATCACGTAATGTATGTTAAACGatggaaaatatttattcacgtgACAATTCATGTAAATTCCaagtgatttattttttgagtgtagttGTAGTAATAAacctcccattttggtttaaacgcaaggataGTTTTTAAAAcatgatttgattaattagttgaactcatttaaccaattttattttatcaattatttaatcaattatttgacactatcagaagcatttgacgcatcgaatttcacgacaaatgccctgtcagaaaaaaatgtttacatGTTTTCCCGCAGGGACACTATGCGGCAGCCATTCTCTCAGAGTCCACGATAGATAGAATTAGAAAAAACAAAccaataaaatattcataaataccACAAATTTCTTAAGTTGAGAGA carries:
- the LOC131688510 gene encoding HEAT repeat-containing protein 6, with amino-acid sequence MDLESHFLSLSTKFLFINCGGQFNDYRNELNTLLNELNGLDYKSQQISDVRAPVRLVESFANIPTNEETLIIKACCLIKTLVNRQKIVLPVNVAVAQIGWLFKCLERCFYQVVCDVLGTLQILVKHCADHVGLFGDFLVSTNGVLVNLLAEPNYRRVGKDAGCDSCSPGEIYLATVLCLEALLEATGDSSALEQYLPLIGDSVLSITFRIKSDILSESSFYSLMVSAINCLRLVSVQQEEWLVEHLGQLLGVAKAHMMYGIPGVNHLPTQRIVVSQQGVPEPQHIPINMGGKVPKTRRTRTPAKAKGKRAAAKVGSTWDESSRQPYSEQSLVLQMPTPGSHSNSAYRTSDSDFSESESSRAQIDRHKLAKLRLSALTLISTISQTVEKKIMFGYWHALFPDENRTPATISLLNCVLKDPSPKCRIAAVQATSSLLYRSKPFLIQAESSEKAPASFTPFSIALGNMIIEMYDMLTQALADESDFSVLTQILKCLTVFIQATPFHRLRKGIVTKFVRFVRILTRHKDPTIKVGALMVMGFLISVSEITPEISQLVGIPKTEIVNKSSEIREKTKAEVARVQYDAEEEEVVSSDEDDAETSSGDAGKGNSSSAMGPKMSWLLQIALENLGISVNEQKVTTPSAVMPVRMECLQIISAMTLHYSLLADHLPLVASALLKSFRDSVPEIRMCAARVLDLLGHAINTSLLLKVTTDPQELIVSVHFWTTMLPTVTEQIQDIDQNPMMRAVCCDAFGNMGVHVYEKLPRDRQLALVSLLTGCTFDEDSLVSSAAVRVLSVYILFPSLRENICYIENTIDAIFRIMKDPNVIARVKASWSLGNITDALVLNSSDPNKERLGDAVMQQICEAAIGAASDNDKVRCNAVRTIGNVLRTLRLDHFSQNVWTQLCQKAIDKLVHNTLHSNNVKVKWNACYAIGNMMQNELMFSEGHRIDWQKQIFPALCTIVIKSNNFKVRINSAAALSVVKNRPHYGTYFIQIWGSLLTALEQSDNLIDYNEYKHRDNLQEQLCLSLSHFLRLATRDDLLAMSNELLPLFDTVRQNWDRVINRILPEKAAKLFEAHVKLKELQPTVRNAETRGAVEMILNCFASDGHVL